A window from Saprospiraceae bacterium encodes these proteins:
- a CDS encoding DNA cytosine methyltransferase encodes MSKPTFIDLFAGAGGASTGLINAGFECIAAIEIDDWAADTYELNHPSTKVIRSDIQKVQNKELKKFKGVDLIIGAHLVKDFQLPRVIEERKMIHVIIYIFIMLEPLK; translated from the coding sequence ATGAGCAAACCAACATTTATAGATTTATTTGCAGGAGCAGGCGGTGCATCTACTGGACTTATTAATGCTGGATTTGAATGTATTGCGGCAATTGAAATTGATGATTGGGCAGCTGATACATACGAACTAAATCACCCATCGACCAAGGTTATCAGAAGCGATATTCAAAAGGTTCAGAATAAAGAGTTAAAGAAATTCAAAGGAGTAGATTTGATTATAGGGGCCCACCTTGTCAAGGATTTTCAATTGCCGCGAGTAATAGAAGAAAGAAAGATGATCCACGTAATCATCTATATCTTCATTATGTTAGAGCCGTTGAAATGA